From one Plantibacter flavus genomic stretch:
- a CDS encoding sensor histidine kinase has protein sequence MASVETGSAPWMTPGDRRPGRPVWRLWAPVVVSFLVQVPATAVLALHGSFGPGAGASGWSRTSAVLLALAGVLCLLAARRSPGPTVAAVAVLSSASMLTGPTWGPPAVALAFAAGSGIVRGARGWTYPSLGLGWALALVIALAVGWKVSGFRVGATTALVIVAVLLAEGLRTRREQLDADRRRQGERRASAAQEERVRIARELHDVVAHSLAQITVQAGMGLHLMDTQPERAREALTNIKGSSKASLDEVRGLLDVLRGADAAQDPTTGAPRRPGPDLEALPVLVQSLRDQGVDAVLEQRLVSTPGAAVQQALYRIAQESVTNVLRHAQAGRVSVELIEVDGTYRLLVEDDGVGAPPGPAEHGNGLLGMTERAELLGGTLETGRSPLGGFRVTARVPVRGVA, from the coding sequence ATGGCATCGGTCGAGACGGGTTCGGCACCCTGGATGACGCCGGGCGATCGCCGACCCGGGCGCCCCGTCTGGCGCCTCTGGGCACCGGTGGTGGTGTCCTTCCTCGTCCAGGTGCCCGCGACAGCGGTGCTCGCCCTCCACGGTTCCTTCGGCCCGGGTGCCGGTGCCTCGGGGTGGTCACGTACCTCGGCCGTCCTCCTGGCACTCGCCGGCGTGCTCTGCCTGCTCGCTGCCAGGCGGTCGCCCGGGCCGACGGTCGCGGCGGTCGCCGTGTTGTCGAGCGCCTCGATGCTGACGGGTCCCACCTGGGGCCCTCCCGCCGTCGCGCTCGCGTTCGCCGCGGGGTCCGGCATCGTCCGTGGGGCTCGCGGCTGGACCTATCCGTCGCTGGGACTCGGGTGGGCGCTCGCCCTGGTCATCGCGCTCGCCGTCGGCTGGAAGGTGTCGGGCTTCCGCGTCGGGGCCACGACCGCCCTCGTCATCGTCGCCGTCCTCCTCGCCGAGGGACTCCGCACCCGGCGCGAACAGCTCGACGCGGATCGCCGGCGTCAAGGCGAACGTCGGGCGTCCGCCGCTCAGGAGGAGCGCGTGCGCATCGCCCGTGAGCTGCACGACGTGGTCGCCCACTCGCTCGCGCAGATCACCGTCCAGGCCGGTATGGGGCTGCACCTCATGGACACCCAGCCCGAACGTGCCAGGGAGGCGCTGACGAACATCAAGGGGTCGAGCAAGGCGTCGCTCGACGAGGTCCGCGGCCTCCTCGACGTCCTCCGTGGTGCCGATGCGGCCCAGGATCCCACGACCGGCGCGCCGAGGCGCCCGGGGCCGGATCTCGAGGCACTGCCCGTCCTCGTCCAGTCCCTCCGAGACCAGGGCGTCGACGCGGTCCTCGAGCAGCGCCTCGTCTCCACGCCCGGCGCGGCCGTGCAGCAGGCGCTGTACCGGATCGCGCAGGAGAGCGTCACGAACGTCCTCCGGCACGCGCAGGCCGGACGGGTCTCCGTCGAGCTCATCGAGGTCGACGGCACCTACCGCCTGCTCGTGGAGGACGACGGAGTCGGTGCCCCACCCGGACCCGCGGAGCACGGCAACGGCCTCCTCGGCATGACCGAGCGCGCCGAACTCCTCGGCGGCACCCTCGAGACCGGGCGGAGTCCGCTCGGTGGCTTCCGTGTCACGGCCCGGGTGCCGGTCCGAGGCGTCGCATGA
- a CDS encoding VWA domain-containing protein, protein MTINPVLPIWAIAVLGTVLAAFAVWQFLAGVRRPGAWHWIARLAMVVVLVVIALRPTIPGNHRPPSAMGDLDVYFVVDTTSSMAAEDWSDGTASGTDENGAPKPPTRLDGAKADITGIADRLAGARYALVTFDAVAVQRMPLTTDATALRSAAEAMTQEITTYSRGSSIDAPVEFMTTLLTQAEEQEPGRNRIMFYLGDGEQTSGAAPGSFESIAPLIGGGGVLGYGTEAGGTMREFSGYQDGSVRYIQDYSTGEPAVSRLDPGALETIASQLGVEAEIRTPGASLDDALDGLAVGGVTVEDEVDIRRTDELYWVFALGFGVLLLTELPGLVGALGELRRTKGGQA, encoded by the coding sequence ATGACCATCAACCCCGTTCTGCCGATCTGGGCCATCGCCGTGCTCGGCACCGTCCTCGCGGCCTTCGCCGTCTGGCAGTTCCTCGCCGGGGTGCGGCGGCCAGGAGCCTGGCACTGGATCGCCCGACTGGCCATGGTCGTCGTGCTCGTGGTCATCGCCCTCCGACCGACCATCCCCGGCAACCATCGCCCGCCGTCCGCGATGGGCGACCTCGACGTCTACTTCGTCGTGGACACGACGAGCTCGATGGCCGCCGAGGACTGGTCGGACGGGACCGCGTCGGGGACGGACGAGAACGGGGCCCCGAAACCGCCGACCCGACTCGACGGGGCGAAGGCCGACATCACCGGCATCGCCGACCGGCTGGCCGGTGCGCGCTACGCGCTCGTGACGTTCGACGCCGTGGCCGTCCAGCGCATGCCCCTCACGACGGACGCGACGGCGCTCCGGTCGGCCGCGGAGGCGATGACGCAGGAGATCACCACCTACTCCCGCGGCAGCAGCATCGACGCGCCGGTGGAGTTCATGACCACGCTGCTGACCCAGGCCGAGGAGCAGGAACCGGGTCGGAACCGGATCATGTTCTACCTCGGTGACGGCGAGCAGACGAGTGGCGCGGCGCCCGGGTCGTTCGAGAGCATCGCACCGCTCATCGGCGGCGGTGGCGTGCTCGGCTACGGGACCGAGGCCGGCGGGACCATGCGCGAGTTCTCGGGATACCAGGACGGCAGCGTCCGCTACATCCAGGACTACTCGACCGGTGAGCCCGCCGTGTCCCGGCTGGATCCGGGCGCGCTCGAGACGATCGCGTCGCAGCTCGGCGTCGAAGCGGAGATCAGGACCCCGGGTGCGTCGCTCGACGACGCGCTCGACGGCCTCGCCGTCGGCGGCGTCACCGTCGAGGACGAGGTGGACATCCGGCGTACCGATGAGCTGTACTGGGTGTTCGCGCTCGGGTTCGGTGTGCTGCTCCTCACCGAGCTCCCCGGCCTGGTCGGCGCGCTGGGCGAGCTCCGACGGACGAAGGGTGGGCAGGCATGA
- a CDS encoding acylneuraminate cytidylyltransferase has product MTSAAHGRHPETDGATAIVPVRGGSKGIHRKNLRTVRGSTLIARAVDGLLRSGGVSRVVVTTDHPDLAAAAVAAGAEVIDRPAELAEDSTSSEAALLHALGVLAERGELTPVTVFAQATSPFLDVEALDDAVALVSSGRADSVFAAVLDHGFLWTEKAKGARGIGHDHRERPRRQDRAPQYRETGSFYVFDTDGFLEAGHRFFGRIAPAVTRSFAALDIDEPEDLLVAEAIAGLAERQLGIPSGSERSEHHLDVAAVVTDFDGVHTDDRASIDADGVERVSVHRGDGLGVRLLREAGLPFLILSTERVPIVAARAAKLGVDVVYGSADKATALRDWAAAKAVPLDRIAYLGNDVNDIPALEIVGWPVVVADAHPEARAVSRLVLERRGGDGAVRELADLVLAARARAALDPLKLSTLQSNGARP; this is encoded by the coding sequence ATGACATCTGCAGCGCACGGGAGGCACCCGGAGACCGACGGCGCAACGGCGATCGTTCCGGTCAGGGGCGGCTCGAAGGGGATCCACCGCAAGAACCTCAGGACGGTCCGCGGGAGCACCCTCATCGCACGGGCGGTCGACGGACTGCTGCGGTCCGGTGGCGTCTCGCGCGTGGTCGTCACGACCGACCACCCGGACCTCGCCGCCGCCGCCGTCGCCGCAGGCGCCGAGGTCATCGACCGGCCGGCCGAACTCGCCGAGGACAGCACCTCCTCCGAGGCCGCGCTCCTCCACGCGCTCGGCGTCCTCGCGGAGCGCGGCGAGCTGACCCCCGTGACGGTGTTCGCGCAGGCGACGTCGCCCTTCCTCGACGTGGAGGCACTCGACGACGCCGTCGCCCTGGTCTCCTCCGGGCGGGCGGACTCCGTCTTCGCCGCGGTGCTCGACCACGGATTCCTCTGGACGGAGAAGGCGAAGGGTGCCCGAGGGATCGGTCACGACCACCGCGAGCGTCCCCGACGGCAGGACCGCGCCCCGCAGTACCGCGAGACCGGCTCGTTCTACGTCTTCGACACGGACGGCTTCCTCGAGGCCGGACACCGCTTCTTTGGCCGGATCGCGCCGGCCGTCACCAGGTCCTTCGCCGCGCTCGACATCGACGAACCGGAGGATCTGCTCGTCGCCGAGGCGATCGCCGGACTCGCCGAACGCCAGCTGGGCATCCCGTCGGGCTCGGAGCGTTCCGAGCACCACCTCGACGTCGCCGCCGTCGTCACCGACTTCGACGGGGTCCACACCGACGACCGCGCCAGTATCGACGCCGACGGGGTCGAACGGGTGAGCGTCCATCGCGGTGACGGCCTCGGCGTCCGTCTGCTGCGCGAGGCCGGACTGCCGTTCCTGATCCTGTCGACCGAGCGGGTCCCGATCGTCGCCGCACGCGCGGCCAAACTCGGCGTCGACGTCGTGTACGGCTCCGCCGACAAGGCGACCGCGCTCCGCGACTGGGCCGCGGCGAAGGCCGTCCCACTCGACCGCATCGCCTACCTCGGCAACGACGTCAACGACATCCCGGCACTCGAGATCGTCGGCTGGCCGGTCGTCGTCGCCGATGCGCACCCGGAGGCGCGTGCCGTCTCCCGGCTCGTCCTGGAACGCCGAGGCGGCGACGGCGCCGTCCGCGAACTCGCCGACCTCGTCCTCGCCGCACGCGCACGCGCGGCCCTCGACCCCCTGAAGCTGTCCACGCTGCAATCGAACGGAGCACGACCATGA
- a CDS encoding DUF6716 putative glycosyltransferase, with product MDSDSFVKWGAATLSRATGWDVDLVLIESDVSATDRQVDIALLHTAFEGRTVRRLSLRRLVDLIRTEQPDGVFVSTRGPVAEVVISELLALGRATRPVLLTGLPGISIPAKWKGIFLRAQADVFVLHSHREVAAYRELALTHGVEPAFALATLPFLTDPATEPPAEPAPRTRVVFAAQATVPADRGDRLRILSWLRTLAIRHRDLDVVIKVRGLAGDPQTHHEHYPFDTLLTGPTPDNLRVATGSMAVHLGHAAGLVTVSSTAAIEAIAAGVPVILLDDFGVDPALINTVFEGSGLLAPKDDLMAARFRFPNPDWLQQNYFHPAPEDDWIQRSEEAFAARDLGTLPVRPRARQSRGGMLRTGWERRRAFGRADTSALGTVAFVIGRPLQIARRLVRRARGVQPAERQPIASRRLAPIETETPVRAPHGARHHTAR from the coding sequence GTGGACTCCGACTCCTTCGTGAAGTGGGGCGCCGCCACCCTCTCCCGCGCGACCGGCTGGGACGTCGACCTCGTCCTCATCGAGAGCGACGTGTCCGCCACGGACCGGCAGGTGGACATCGCCCTGCTCCACACGGCGTTCGAGGGTCGGACCGTCCGTCGCCTGTCGCTCCGACGACTCGTCGACCTCATCCGGACCGAGCAGCCGGACGGCGTGTTCGTCTCCACGCGGGGGCCGGTCGCCGAGGTCGTCATCTCGGAACTCCTCGCGCTTGGCCGCGCCACCCGCCCGGTCCTCCTCACCGGTCTCCCCGGCATCTCCATCCCGGCGAAGTGGAAGGGGATCTTCCTCCGTGCGCAGGCAGACGTCTTCGTCCTGCACAGCCACCGCGAGGTCGCCGCCTACCGTGAACTCGCGCTGACGCACGGGGTCGAGCCGGCGTTCGCGCTCGCGACCCTGCCGTTCCTGACGGACCCGGCGACCGAGCCACCGGCCGAGCCCGCCCCGCGTACCCGGGTCGTCTTCGCCGCCCAGGCCACCGTCCCGGCCGACCGCGGCGACCGGCTCCGGATCCTCTCCTGGCTGCGGACCCTCGCGATCCGGCACCGCGACCTCGACGTCGTGATCAAGGTGCGCGGCCTCGCCGGCGACCCGCAGACCCATCACGAGCACTACCCCTTCGACACCCTCCTGACCGGTCCCACACCCGACAACCTCCGGGTCGCCACCGGGTCGATGGCGGTCCACCTCGGCCACGCGGCCGGGCTCGTCACCGTGAGTTCCACGGCTGCGATCGAGGCCATCGCCGCCGGGGTGCCGGTCATCCTGCTCGACGACTTCGGTGTTGACCCGGCGCTCATCAACACCGTCTTCGAGGGCAGCGGGCTGCTCGCCCCAAAGGATGACCTCATGGCCGCCCGCTTCCGGTTCCCGAACCCGGATTGGCTGCAGCAGAACTACTTCCACCCCGCCCCGGAGGACGACTGGATCCAGCGGTCGGAGGAGGCGTTCGCCGCGCGCGACCTCGGGACCCTGCCGGTCCGTCCTCGTGCACGACAGAGTCGCGGCGGCATGCTCCGCACCGGTTGGGAGCGTCGTCGGGCGTTCGGGCGGGCCGACACGAGCGCGCTGGGCACGGTCGCCTTCGTCATCGGGCGGCCACTGCAGATCGCTCGCCGTCTGGTCCGTCGCGCTCGGGGCGTCCAGCCTGCCGAGCGGCAACCGATCGCCTCCCGTCGGCTCGCACCGATCGAGACGGAGACGCCGGTGCGCGCTCCGCACGGGGCGCGTCACCACACAGCCCGCTGA
- the ispG gene encoding flavodoxin-dependent (E)-4-hydroxy-3-methylbut-2-enyl-diphosphate synthase: MVAINLGLPSVPETLSPRRKSRQIKVGKVLVGGDAPVSVQSMTTTQTTNINATLQQIAELTASGCDIVRVAVPTRDDAEVLPIIAKKSQIPVIADIHFQPAYVYAAIDAGCAAVRVNPGNIRKFDDQVGEIARRAKAAGVSLRIGVNAGSLDPRLLQKYGKATPEALVESAVWEASLFEEHDFHDFKISVKHNDPVVMVKAYRLLAERGDWPLHLGVTEAGPSFQGTIKSATAFGILLSEGIGDTIRVSLSAPPAEEIKVGLQILQSLNLRERKLEIVSCPSCGRAQVDVYKLANDVTDGLEGMSVPLRVAVMGCVVNGPGEAREADLGVASGNGKGQIFVKGEVIKTVPESEIVATLIQEANRLAAEMPADDTSTGAPVVTVGSN; encoded by the coding sequence GTGGTAGCTATCAATCTGGGTCTTCCGTCGGTTCCCGAGACGCTCAGCCCGCGGCGCAAGTCGCGACAGATCAAGGTCGGCAAGGTGCTCGTCGGCGGCGACGCCCCGGTGAGCGTCCAGTCGATGACGACGACCCAGACGACCAACATCAACGCGACCCTCCAGCAGATCGCCGAGCTCACGGCCTCGGGCTGCGACATCGTCCGCGTGGCCGTCCCGACCCGCGACGACGCCGAGGTGCTGCCGATCATCGCGAAGAAGAGTCAGATCCCGGTGATCGCCGACATCCACTTCCAGCCCGCCTACGTCTACGCCGCGATCGACGCGGGGTGCGCGGCCGTCCGGGTCAATCCCGGCAACATCCGGAAGTTCGACGACCAGGTCGGCGAGATCGCCCGGCGCGCGAAGGCCGCCGGCGTCTCCCTCCGCATCGGCGTCAACGCCGGGTCCCTCGACCCGCGGTTGCTGCAGAAGTACGGCAAGGCGACCCCCGAAGCGCTCGTCGAGAGCGCCGTCTGGGAGGCGAGCCTCTTCGAGGAGCACGACTTCCACGACTTCAAGATCTCCGTCAAGCACAACGACCCGGTCGTCATGGTGAAGGCCTACCGGCTGCTCGCCGAGCGCGGTGACTGGCCCCTGCACCTCGGCGTGACGGAGGCAGGTCCTTCCTTCCAGGGAACCATCAAGAGCGCGACCGCGTTCGGCATCCTGCTCTCCGAGGGCATCGGCGACACCATCCGTGTCTCGCTCTCCGCGCCGCCGGCGGAGGAGATCAAGGTCGGGCTGCAGATCCTGCAGTCGCTGAACCTCCGCGAGCGCAAGCTCGAGATCGTCTCCTGCCCGAGCTGCGGGCGCGCCCAGGTCGACGTCTACAAGCTCGCGAACGACGTGACCGACGGCCTCGAGGGGATGAGCGTCCCCCTGCGGGTCGCCGTCATGGGCTGCGTCGTGAACGGCCCCGGAGAGGCTCGCGAGGCCGACCTCGGCGTCGCGAGCGGCAACGGCAAGGGCCAGATCTTCGTCAAGGGCGAGGTCATCAAGACGGTTCCGGAGTCGGAGATCGTCGCGACGCTCATCCAGGAGGCCAACCGTCTGGCCGCCGAGATGCCCGCGGACGACACATCCACGGGCGCACCGGTGGTGACGGTCGGCTCCAACTGA
- a CDS encoding AAA family ATPase → MTVTPSTPIAPAELQRARSILSEIVGAYDAKVVGQQGLRTTLLAALVSGGHVLLESVPGLAKTTAAESIAQAVNASFKRIQCTPDLLPSDIIGTQIYDARTGAFQTQLGPVHANFVLLDEVNRSSAKTQSAMLEAMQERQTSIGGTHYPLPKPFFVLATQNPIEQEGTYHLPEAQLDRFLLKEVLDYPTIGEEAEIVRRVNSGLYETDQDRPGVSLEDVLFLQSLAKRVYLDASILNYIVQTVYVTRHASDYLPSKLASYIEYGASPRASIAFSTVARALAILAGRDHVIPEDVKGYRHQVLRHRIILNFEAAADDVSPETIIDAVFGAVQAP, encoded by the coding sequence GTGACCGTGACGCCGAGCACCCCCATCGCGCCAGCCGAGCTGCAGCGGGCCCGCAGCATCCTCTCTGAGATCGTCGGTGCCTACGACGCGAAGGTGGTCGGTCAGCAGGGCCTGCGCACCACCCTGCTCGCGGCACTCGTCTCGGGCGGACACGTCCTGCTCGAGAGTGTCCCAGGACTCGCGAAGACGACCGCGGCGGAATCGATCGCCCAAGCGGTGAACGCGTCGTTCAAACGCATCCAGTGCACCCCCGACCTGTTGCCGAGCGACATCATCGGCACGCAGATCTACGACGCCCGCACCGGTGCGTTCCAGACCCAGCTCGGTCCCGTGCACGCGAACTTCGTGCTCCTCGACGAGGTCAACCGGTCGAGCGCGAAGACCCAGAGTGCGATGCTCGAGGCGATGCAGGAACGCCAGACCTCCATCGGCGGCACGCACTATCCGTTGCCGAAGCCGTTCTTCGTCCTCGCCACGCAGAACCCCATCGAGCAGGAGGGCACGTACCACCTTCCCGAGGCGCAGCTCGACCGCTTCCTCCTCAAGGAGGTGCTCGACTACCCGACGATCGGCGAGGAGGCCGAGATCGTCCGTCGGGTGAACTCCGGGCTCTACGAGACCGACCAGGATCGCCCGGGGGTGAGCCTCGAGGACGTCCTGTTCCTGCAGTCCCTCGCCAAGCGGGTCTACCTCGACGCGTCGATCCTCAACTACATCGTCCAGACGGTCTACGTGACCCGCCATGCGAGCGACTACCTGCCATCGAAGCTCGCGAGCTACATCGAGTACGGGGCGAGCCCGCGTGCCAGCATCGCGTTCAGCACCGTCGCGCGGGCGCTCGCGATCCTCGCCGGTCGGGACCACGTCATCCCCGAGGACGTCAAGGGCTACCGCCACCAGGTGCTGCGGCACCGCATCATCCTGAACTTCGAAGCCGCGGCCGACGACGTCTCGCCCGAGACGATCATCGACGCCGTCTTCGGAGCGGTCCAGGCACCGTAG
- a CDS encoding vWA domain-containing protein encodes MELIYWWMPLVWLLAVAAVVAVVVLVARTGRRRKANAEPLWVAHSERLTALPGYRRALSRYRRLIIATLAALGVLLLAGTALGSRVVSTTVFQPELRNRDIVLCLDVSGSMTEYDAALVGVFEKLVQRFDGERIALVLFNASATTYFPLTSDYDYVAAQLDHLVEDLTSPESDYEYWNGTDLGNGSSLIGDGLGSCVMRFDQVGEERSRSIVLATDNYVAGEPILTLKEAGAYAKAQDVTVYGINPGDVSSKDYLDDLAAEMDEVVTSTGGDYYALADPGAVGGIVQQITAEQTKTLKGAKQLVQVDEPFVFVLAAFGGLAALMLLAWRLRR; translated from the coding sequence GTGGAGCTGATCTACTGGTGGATGCCGCTCGTCTGGCTCCTCGCCGTGGCCGCGGTGGTCGCCGTCGTCGTCCTCGTGGCCCGCACCGGGCGGCGCCGGAAGGCGAACGCCGAGCCGCTGTGGGTCGCGCACTCCGAACGGCTCACCGCGCTCCCCGGATACCGCCGCGCACTGTCGCGGTACCGGCGCCTCATCATCGCGACGCTCGCCGCTCTCGGGGTGCTGCTGCTCGCCGGCACGGCCCTCGGGTCCCGCGTGGTGAGCACGACGGTGTTCCAGCCCGAACTGCGCAACCGCGACATCGTGCTCTGCCTCGACGTGTCCGGGTCGATGACGGAGTACGACGCCGCGCTGGTCGGGGTGTTCGAGAAGCTCGTACAGCGGTTCGACGGTGAGCGGATCGCCCTGGTGCTGTTCAACGCGTCCGCGACCACGTACTTCCCGCTGACGAGCGACTACGACTACGTGGCCGCGCAGCTCGACCACCTCGTCGAGGACCTCACCTCGCCGGAGAGCGACTACGAGTACTGGAACGGCACCGATCTCGGGAACGGGTCGTCCCTCATCGGCGACGGTCTCGGGTCCTGCGTCATGCGGTTCGACCAGGTCGGCGAGGAACGGTCGCGCTCGATCGTGCTCGCGACCGACAACTACGTCGCCGGCGAGCCGATCCTCACGCTCAAGGAGGCGGGCGCCTATGCGAAGGCGCAGGACGTGACGGTGTACGGGATCAACCCCGGCGACGTATCCAGCAAGGACTACCTCGACGACCTCGCCGCGGAGATGGACGAGGTCGTGACGTCCACCGGCGGGGACTACTACGCGCTCGCCGACCCCGGCGCGGTCGGCGGCATCGTCCAGCAGATCACGGCGGAGCAGACGAAGACGCTGAAGGGCGCCAAACAGCTCGTGCAGGTCGACGAGCCGTTCGTGTTCGTGCTGGCGGCGTTCGGCGGTCTCGCGGCGCTCATGCTGCTCGCCTGGAGGTTGCGCCGATGA
- a CDS encoding DUF58 domain-containing protein → MSAPLLHRVKSKLFIHAHRRVRGMLDGEYRSVFQGRSLDFDDLREYTPGDEIKDIDWKATARHGAPLVKRYIATRKHQVLFVVDTGRDLAALAEGGSTKREVAILAVGILGYLAIRHGDLVGLVAGDAAAPELVRPAGTESALERLLQHIDRRASLAAPQSDLDELLGYAARSVKQRCLLVIVSDDEEITPKRSEILRRLHVQHEVLWISVGDADLMRAEYTGRAMVDVADERSLPAFIRSDVALRREFIEAVTSATARHLDQLEELGISGQRVTGADDVVPVLFHLLEAHRHARR, encoded by the coding sequence GTGTCAGCCCCGCTGCTCCACCGGGTGAAGTCCAAACTCTTCATCCACGCCCACCGCCGCGTGCGGGGGATGCTCGACGGCGAGTACCGCTCGGTGTTCCAGGGCAGGAGCCTCGACTTCGACGACCTCCGCGAGTACACGCCGGGCGACGAGATCAAGGACATCGACTGGAAGGCGACGGCCCGACACGGCGCTCCACTCGTGAAGCGCTACATCGCCACGCGGAAACACCAGGTGCTGTTCGTCGTCGACACGGGTCGTGATCTCGCGGCGCTCGCCGAGGGCGGGAGCACCAAACGCGAGGTCGCCATCCTCGCGGTCGGCATCCTGGGGTACCTCGCGATCCGGCACGGCGACCTCGTCGGTCTCGTCGCCGGTGACGCCGCCGCACCGGAACTCGTCCGACCCGCCGGCACCGAATCGGCACTCGAGCGCCTGCTGCAGCACATCGACCGGCGTGCATCGCTCGCGGCACCCCAGAGCGATCTCGACGAGCTGCTCGGCTATGCGGCACGGTCCGTCAAGCAGCGCTGTCTGCTCGTGATCGTCTCGGACGACGAGGAGATCACGCCGAAGCGGTCGGAGATCCTCCGTCGACTGCACGTCCAGCACGAGGTGCTCTGGATCTCGGTCGGGGACGCCGACCTCATGCGCGCGGAGTACACCGGTCGGGCGATGGTCGACGTCGCCGACGAGCGGTCCCTGCCGGCCTTCATCCGGTCGGACGTCGCGCTCCGTCGCGAGTTCATCGAGGCCGTCACCAGCGCGACCGCCCGACACCTCGACCAGCTCGAGGAACTTGGCATCAGCGGTCAGCGCGTGACCGGGGCCGACGACGTCGTCCCCGTCCTCTTCCACCTCCTCGAGGCCCACCGACATGCCCGGCGATAA
- a CDS encoding N-acetylneuraminate synthase family protein has translation MSIHQDANDTTDLDGRTQPSPVRIDGIPVGGGAPAYVIGEIGLNHNGDVELAKRLIDVAADAGAQAVKFQKRTPEISTPTHMRDVPRQTPWGEMSYLDYRYRVEFDREQYIEIGDHATLRGLSWFASPWDEPSVDFLEDLGVSAHKVASASVTDSGLLTRLAATGKPIILSTGMSTLEQIDRAVEILRGSPLVILHATSTYPLPAEEANLRMIDSLAARYPGVPIGYSGHETGLQISLAAVALGATMVERHITLDRAMWGSDHAASLEPHGFSNLVRDIRVIETAMGDGVKRIFPGELAPLAKLRRVDA, from the coding sequence ATGAGCATCCACCAGGACGCGAACGACACCACCGACCTCGACGGCCGGACGCAGCCGTCTCCCGTGCGCATCGACGGCATCCCCGTCGGCGGCGGCGCTCCCGCGTACGTCATCGGGGAGATCGGTCTCAACCACAACGGCGACGTGGAGCTCGCGAAGCGACTCATCGACGTGGCCGCCGACGCCGGCGCACAGGCCGTCAAGTTCCAGAAGCGCACGCCGGAGATCTCGACGCCGACGCACATGCGCGACGTCCCGCGGCAGACGCCGTGGGGTGAGATGAGCTACCTCGACTACCGCTACCGGGTCGAGTTCGACCGTGAGCAGTACATCGAGATCGGCGACCACGCCACCCTGCGCGGCCTCAGCTGGTTCGCCTCCCCGTGGGACGAACCGTCCGTCGACTTCCTCGAGGACCTGGGCGTCAGCGCCCACAAGGTCGCGTCCGCCTCGGTGACCGACTCGGGCCTCCTCACCCGTCTCGCCGCGACGGGGAAGCCGATCATCCTCTCGACCGGCATGTCGACGCTCGAGCAGATCGACCGCGCCGTCGAGATCCTCCGGGGCTCTCCGCTGGTCATCCTCCACGCGACCTCCACCTACCCCTTGCCCGCCGAAGAGGCGAACCTCCGGATGATCGACAGCCTCGCCGCCCGGTACCCCGGTGTGCCCATCGGGTACTCCGGCCACGAGACCGGTCTCCAGATCTCCCTCGCCGCGGTCGCCCTCGGAGCCACGATGGTGGAACGCCACATCACGCTCGACCGTGCCATGTGGGGCTCGGACCACGCCGCGTCGCTCGAACCGCACGGTTTCTCGAACCTCGTCCGCGACATCCGGGTCATCGAGACCGCCATGGGTGACGGCGTCAAGCGCATCTTCCCCGGCGAACTCGCCCCACTCGCGAAGCTGCGCAGGGTCGATGCCTGA
- a CDS encoding response regulator transcription factor, whose protein sequence is MIRVVVADDQALIRGGFRALLDAEPDIAVVGEAAGGDEALAVVRRERPDVVLMDIRMPGGDGLAATEAIVADPTLEATRIIVVTTFELDEYVAQAIRAGASGFLVKDTEPAELIRAVRVVASGDALLSPGVTRRLLTQVAGAIAAPLDDAAIAGLTEREREVLGLVGRGLTNEEIGAALFLSPLTAKTHVSRIMSKLAARDRVRLVVIAYETGLVSPGV, encoded by the coding sequence ATGATTCGCGTGGTCGTCGCCGACGACCAGGCACTCATCCGTGGCGGGTTCCGCGCCCTCCTCGACGCGGAGCCCGACATCGCGGTCGTGGGTGAGGCGGCCGGTGGCGACGAGGCGCTCGCCGTCGTCCGTCGGGAACGGCCGGACGTGGTCCTCATGGACATCAGGATGCCCGGAGGCGACGGCCTGGCCGCCACCGAAGCCATCGTCGCGGATCCGACGCTCGAGGCCACCCGCATCATCGTCGTCACCACCTTCGAACTCGACGAGTACGTCGCGCAGGCGATCCGGGCGGGCGCGAGCGGCTTCCTCGTCAAGGACACCGAGCCTGCCGAGCTCATCCGAGCCGTCCGCGTGGTCGCGTCGGGTGACGCCCTGCTGTCGCCCGGGGTCACGAGGCGGCTGCTCACCCAGGTCGCCGGAGCGATCGCCGCGCCGCTCGACGACGCCGCGATCGCCGGGCTCACCGAGCGCGAACGCGAGGTGCTGGGTCTCGTCGGACGCGGACTCACCAACGAGGAGATCGGAGCGGCGCTGTTCCTCAGCCCGCTCACCGCGAAGACCCACGTGTCGCGCATCATGTCGAAGCTCGCGGCGCGCGACCGGGTCCGACTCGTCGTCATCGCCTACGAGACGGGGCTCGTCAGTCCCGGCGTTTGA